Proteins from one Rhodohalobacter mucosus genomic window:
- a CDS encoding DUF481 domain-containing protein, with product MHRISVLIPILFLAITFPATAQVLNVEQVRADSDTTGWVGELGFDLSLNKFNDRVLKTGGEANASYFSHLHQYILLTQLDIVTVDGNPLVSDGYSHLRATLLRKKPLSPELFTQYQYNNNLDLKNRALAGAGVRYNFLNGESISGSFSTGLMAEYEEWELSDTETVENTFLKSTSNLVIRGQLNPQASLTLIGYYQARPDRFFEPRVTSENRLTLRISERLSFRVNFTLMYDTDPVIDVPNLTYELKNGLVFTL from the coding sequence ATGCATCGCATCTCTGTTCTTATTCCCATTCTTTTCCTGGCAATAACCTTTCCCGCTACCGCCCAAGTTCTCAACGTGGAGCAGGTCCGGGCCGACTCGGATACCACGGGTTGGGTCGGGGAACTGGGCTTCGACCTTTCCCTGAACAAGTTCAACGACCGCGTTCTCAAAACCGGCGGCGAGGCAAATGCTTCCTATTTTTCTCACCTCCACCAATACATTCTCCTAACACAGCTGGATATCGTTACGGTGGACGGAAATCCCCTGGTGAGTGACGGGTATTCGCATTTGCGCGCAACACTCCTTCGAAAAAAACCACTGTCCCCGGAGCTGTTCACCCAGTACCAGTACAACAACAACCTGGATCTGAAAAACCGCGCGCTTGCAGGCGCCGGTGTGCGCTATAATTTTCTAAATGGAGAGAGTATAAGCGGATCATTTTCAACCGGACTCATGGCCGAGTATGAGGAATGGGAACTTTCAGACACCGAAACGGTGGAGAACACCTTCCTGAAAAGCACCAGCAACCTGGTGATCCGCGGTCAGCTGAACCCGCAGGCGTCACTCACACTGATCGGCTACTACCAGGCCCGGCCCGACCGCTTCTTTGAGCCCCGCGTCACATCCGAAAACCGCCTTACCCTGCGCATCAGCGAACGGCTCAGCTTTCGGGTGAACTTTACCTTGATGTACGACACGGATCCGGTGATCGATGTGCCGAACCTGACGTACGAGCTCAAGAACGGACTGGTGTTTACGCTTTAA
- a CDS encoding UPF0175 family protein, with translation MKTLTINIPNTADIDDNEARMSLASKLYERGKLTLGQAAELAGYSKETFMELLADYNVSVINYSADEMDEDIKNARRHSL, from the coding sequence ATGAAAACGCTGACGATAAACATACCAAATACTGCCGATATCGATGACAACGAGGCGAGAATGTCATTGGCGTCCAAATTGTATGAAAGAGGGAAACTGACGCTGGGTCAGGCTGCTGAACTGGCCGGATATTCAAAAGAAACCTTTATGGAGCTGCTTGCCGATTATAATGTTTCAGTAATCAATTATTCTGCAGACGAAATGGATGAAGATATAAAAAATGCCCGGCGTCATAGTTTGTGA
- a CDS encoding 6-bladed beta-propeller translates to METVIADSDDAILGRFGGAAIMGGGEILYTDMDQKTILVFDKEGKYMTRFGRSGRGPGEFQTPRNITTDQDGYIYVVDSRNLRISIWNPDFSYSTDIPYRAGAGTQFIQANRSLFIFTRPFARLPSGFDRVTISEIDRNTGQVSPFFTYVIRDWFDVNRPFDSGSNLAITDDGVIVASGMIDQYPIRLVNTEGEVIREFGKSSKVVYYSEEEMQVRIDAANSIHPEYAARIAQGRKFKHIYSNIEICDRNWLWVHRNKEFGARDEIDIYSLDGEYETMVTIPPSENELQMLGIYGDKVLFHVTTPIGEVRLHVYKINYSNI, encoded by the coding sequence TTGGAGACGGTAATTGCTGATAGTGATGATGCCATATTGGGGAGGTTTGGAGGGGCTGCCATCATGGGCGGCGGAGAGATCCTTTATACCGATATGGATCAAAAGACCATCCTGGTTTTTGACAAGGAAGGAAAATACATGACACGATTTGGGCGCTCAGGCAGGGGGCCCGGAGAATTTCAAACCCCGAGAAATATTACCACAGATCAGGATGGTTATATTTATGTGGTTGATAGCAGAAACCTCCGCATTTCGATTTGGAACCCCGACTTCAGCTACTCTACGGACATACCCTACAGAGCCGGAGCAGGAACCCAATTCATTCAAGCCAACAGGTCACTGTTTATTTTTACAAGGCCATTTGCTCGGTTGCCCAGCGGGTTCGATAGAGTGACAATTTCGGAGATTGATAGGAATACCGGACAGGTGTCACCCTTTTTTACTTATGTAATCAGGGATTGGTTTGATGTAAATCGCCCATTTGACTCGGGCAGTAACCTTGCCATAACGGATGACGGGGTCATCGTTGCCTCCGGAATGATAGATCAATATCCGATAAGACTTGTCAATACTGAAGGAGAAGTAATCAGGGAGTTTGGAAAGAGCTCAAAGGTGGTCTACTACTCAGAGGAGGAGATGCAGGTACGAATTGATGCTGCCAACAGCATTCATCCGGAGTATGCGGCCAGGATTGCGCAGGGACGAAAGTTCAAGCATATCTACAGCAATATAGAAATCTGCGACCGTAACTGGTTGTGGGTACATCGAAATAAGGAGTTTGGCGCACGGGATGAAATCGATATTTACAGCCTCGACGGCGAGTATGAAACCATGGTAACGATCCCGCCCTCAGAGAATGAGCTGCAAATGTTGGGCATTTACGGTGATAAAGTATTGTTTCATGTAACTACCCCGATTGGAGAGGTAAGGCTCCATGTTTATAAGATCAACTATTCGAATATATAG
- a CDS encoding 6-bladed beta-propeller produces MEIENVTVFSEEDFENADTIRLIKDQEFGDSDDLFFANVRGFITDDSGRVYIWDIAPGTLTIHLFSSDGDYITSLGRSGRGPGEFNSICCLNVRSNRLYVVDIALSRITTYSTDSFELLETVSIDLNNLNSAGQLSGKRFWRHYFIDDETRLLAYKAPQRAFEDTPATIHYFTADSAYQELGEEVLKQNEVLENWGDSNMGSIMKQFSFQKKPLITVTPTGRIFIADSDELFIRELNKEGDVIEGFYYPVPRIPVTREDARNSANKMTMDIAESVELPKVWPIMQSMWSDDNERLWISTFTETEDELEWWVIETNGELIGKFRWPGDREAPPYINGSTFTHIQGDYFYTREEDAETGLQTVVRYRVERVTE; encoded by the coding sequence ATGGAAATAGAGAACGTGACAGTCTTTTCTGAAGAAGATTTTGAAAATGCAGATACCATCAGGCTCATTAAGGACCAGGAGTTCGGAGACAGTGATGATCTGTTTTTTGCCAATGTCAGGGGGTTTATTACAGACGACTCAGGCAGGGTTTATATTTGGGATATTGCGCCGGGGACATTAACAATCCATCTGTTTTCTTCTGATGGGGATTATATAACGAGTCTTGGCAGAAGTGGCCGGGGGCCGGGAGAGTTTAACAGTATATGTTGCTTAAACGTGCGTTCAAATAGGCTATATGTAGTTGATATAGCATTATCACGGATTACCACATACTCAACAGACTCTTTTGAATTACTGGAAACGGTCAGTATCGATCTGAACAACTTAAACAGTGCCGGTCAATTGAGTGGCAAACGATTTTGGAGGCACTATTTCATCGATGATGAAACAAGGCTCCTTGCATATAAAGCCCCTCAAAGAGCCTTTGAAGATACGCCCGCAACAATTCACTACTTCACCGCTGATAGTGCTTATCAAGAGTTGGGAGAGGAAGTTCTAAAACAAAATGAGGTACTGGAAAACTGGGGAGATTCGAATATGGGCAGCATTATGAAACAGTTTTCTTTTCAGAAAAAACCATTGATTACCGTTACCCCCACCGGTCGGATTTTCATTGCTGATTCGGATGAACTTTTCATACGTGAACTGAATAAAGAGGGGGATGTGATTGAAGGGTTTTATTATCCTGTCCCAAGAATTCCCGTAACAAGAGAGGATGCCCGAAATTCTGCAAACAAAATGACAATGGACATAGCTGAAAGTGTAGAATTACCAAAAGTTTGGCCGATAATGCAATCCATGTGGTCTGATGACAATGAACGATTATGGATTTCAACATTTACAGAAACAGAAGATGAACTTGAATGGTGGGTTATTGAAACTAATGGAGAGTTGATTGGGAAATTTCGTTGGCCCGGAGATCGGGAAGCCCCTCCGTATATCAATGGAAGTACATTTACACACATCCAGGGAGATTATTTCTACACCCGGGAAGAGGATGCAGAGACCGGGTTACAGACGGTTGTTCGTTATAGAGTTGAACGAGTAACGGAATAA
- a CDS encoding 6-bladed beta-propeller yields MSSTDELEVERQSFIDSPDLYNVLHVYALEGSVYILASDYADKFLKVIKRDGTMLSKTGGQGRGPGEYALINQIERGPDGSIYILDKRLNRVHMYSLDNETSKLTLKNTVTYKHEANSHMSSLYVTEFGFFGVFMSLTDYETWDNIFYLYELNEEFQPVNRLLELPGNDKIPISEEAIGKMDNFLGSMTHWDLDGEWFYYMTSKKTNVYAYNLISGEKDTLSAITLSERKNSDAQREYLKKRYDRLIESSPTVETAINETETLPYYDHLVAHNGSLILRVFDAGSDTGLLIHYHTKSDKVRHITVPTYLLGISYSGDKLYGYKNMETGERMIIELTLDK; encoded by the coding sequence ATGTCATCAACTGATGAACTGGAGGTAGAGCGGCAATCATTCATTGATAGCCCCGATCTGTATAACGTTTTGCACGTTTATGCATTAGAAGGCTCGGTCTATATTTTAGCGTCCGATTATGCAGATAAGTTTTTGAAAGTTATTAAACGAGACGGTACAATGCTTTCAAAAACGGGGGGACAGGGACGGGGGCCCGGTGAGTATGCGCTCATCAATCAAATTGAGCGTGGCCCTGATGGCTCAATCTACATTCTTGACAAGCGTCTGAATCGGGTTCATATGTATAGCCTGGATAATGAAACGAGTAAGCTCACACTAAAAAATACCGTCACGTACAAACATGAGGCAAACAGTCATATGAGCAGCTTATATGTAACGGAATTCGGGTTTTTTGGGGTGTTTATGAGCCTGACTGATTATGAGACGTGGGATAATATCTTTTATCTCTATGAACTGAATGAGGAATTTCAGCCCGTAAACCGGCTCCTTGAACTGCCCGGTAATGATAAAATACCCATAAGTGAGGAGGCCATCGGAAAGATGGATAACTTCCTGGGAAGCATGACCCATTGGGATCTCGATGGAGAGTGGTTTTACTACATGACGTCTAAAAAGACCAATGTGTATGCCTACAATCTAATATCCGGTGAAAAGGATACCCTGTCCGCGATCACGCTCAGTGAGCGAAAAAATTCTGATGCACAGAGGGAGTATTTAAAAAAGAGATATGATCGTCTGATAGAAAGTTCTCCCACGGTAGAAACGGCCATTAATGAAACCGAGACCTTACCCTATTATGATCATTTAGTAGCACATAACGGTAGCCTCATTTTGCGGGTCTTTGATGCCGGAAGTGATACGGGTCTATTGATTCACTATCATACGAAAAGCGATAAAGTGCGGCACATTACAGTACCCACCTATTTGCTTGGGATATCATATTCCGGAGATAAGTTGTATGGATACAAGAATATGGAAACCGGTGAAAGAATGATTATTGAATTGACCTTGGATAAATGA
- a CDS encoding 6-bladed beta-propeller, which translates to MSNIKTTIFRSVLFVILILFMMGCSHEDASNIPELENLLVVSDEENSLLTIFLEKEAVFASSEHNLIGRLGQFDIDDDGQLYIADAMQHRVHVFDQSGRYLTHFGREGSGPGEFRAMGGPKFSNGYIHVYDPMMMRLSTFSLDTYEESGTIHIQAINKREVAWLDGLMQSGFVFINPDRFLVNFTSRLVPNPSYEGYNLNNRFRIYHLMDRNRKLELDSLFTLPAYKALSATVEGQYRFTQFEFLGSTLITTSENAIYMARSGEFLIKVYDAAGNYQRTYYAPYQNAVFTREDAISQQISDYEEGVFEWRVSVIENAPEEQIPDTWPALEDILVDDRGRLWVATIIEDLDSHEWWVVDESGELITQFEWPRDEPIEVVKNGYAYTRQTDKETGLQVIVKYRIELEERR; encoded by the coding sequence ATGTCGAATATTAAAACTACAATATTCAGGTCAGTGCTTTTTGTAATCCTGATCTTATTCATGATGGGGTGTTCTCATGAAGATGCAAGTAACATACCGGAGCTTGAAAACCTGCTCGTTGTATCTGATGAGGAGAACAGTTTATTAACCATTTTTTTGGAAAAAGAGGCCGTTTTTGCAAGCTCGGAACATAATCTTATTGGCAGGCTGGGGCAATTTGACATTGATGATGACGGGCAATTGTATATAGCTGATGCCATGCAGCACCGGGTACATGTTTTTGATCAGTCAGGGCGGTACCTCACCCATTTTGGTAGGGAAGGGTCGGGCCCGGGTGAGTTTCGTGCCATGGGAGGGCCTAAGTTCTCAAACGGATATATACACGTTTACGACCCGATGATGATGAGGCTAAGCACATTTTCATTGGATACGTATGAAGAGTCCGGTACCATCCATATTCAGGCCATCAACAAAAGGGAGGTTGCCTGGCTGGACGGCCTCATGCAAAGCGGCTTTGTCTTTATCAACCCCGACAGATTCCTGGTCAATTTTACGTCACGGCTGGTTCCCAATCCGTCATATGAAGGATATAATCTGAACAACAGGTTTCGCATCTATCATCTCATGGATCGTAACCGAAAACTTGAATTGGACAGCCTGTTTACGCTGCCGGCCTATAAGGCCTTGTCGGCCACGGTGGAAGGGCAGTACCGGTTTACCCAGTTTGAATTCCTGGGGTCAACCCTGATCACAACATCGGAGAACGCCATCTATATGGCGCGTTCCGGCGAATTTTTAATTAAGGTATATGATGCCGCCGGAAACTATCAGCGGACGTACTATGCACCGTATCAAAACGCGGTGTTTACCCGTGAGGATGCGATCAGCCAGCAGATCAGTGACTATGAAGAGGGTGTATTTGAATGGCGGGTGAGCGTAATTGAGAACGCGCCGGAAGAACAAATACCGGATACCTGGCCCGCCCTCGAAGATATCCTGGTGGACGACAGGGGCCGGCTCTGGGTCGCTACCATCATTGAAGACCTGGACAGTCATGAGTGGTGGGTAGTTGACGAGTCAGGAGAGCTGATCACCCAATTCGAATGGCCCCGCGATGAACCGATTGAGGTGGTGAAGAACGGGTATGCTTACACCCGCCAAACCGATAAGGAAACCGGGCTTCAGGTAATTGTGAAATATAGGATTGAACTTGAGGAGAGGCGATGA
- a CDS encoding 6-bladed beta-propeller — translation MKIIYITVSLLILSSCSTDKSPFNEVGVTELEQFETLVSSDDNLVVNPTIVKFDNDDNLLVYDSRRGELLKLNKLSEVVGKYGNRGRGPGEFLRVNNVFHIEDYIYIIDDIGLKIHKFTVDGVYETSLEYKQKAGLTLPPLPPVPAPDLSFLDNLYAVNINNQPIITDFDYVLLPAAQMENTVYQIADFEGNTIMDFGEIPEGSSFELDYNLFRTSISNREVPNLLIHNVFPVKDGSGSGEIFMVYNAIPRIEKYDANGTKIWSKEIGDNPEIDAIKNAFFNTMQEILSITDAVATFRAYTWGVSDKEGNLYLATYNSPELPLWIHEFDKNGDLNQRYKLVSEVELLPTFDIDFDNNLFIVITKESEIRTFQF, via the coding sequence ATGAAAATAATATACATAACAGTTTCCTTATTGATTTTATCAAGTTGTTCAACAGATAAATCTCCATTCAATGAAGTGGGTGTTACTGAGCTCGAACAATTTGAAACACTTGTTTCAAGTGATGATAATTTAGTCGTAAATCCAACCATCGTTAAATTCGACAACGATGATAATCTTTTAGTTTATGATAGCCGCAGAGGTGAACTTCTTAAATTGAATAAACTGAGTGAAGTAGTTGGAAAATACGGTAACAGGGGTAGAGGTCCGGGCGAGTTTCTAAGAGTTAATAACGTTTTCCATATAGAGGATTACATCTATATCATTGATGATATTGGTTTAAAAATTCACAAATTTACAGTGGATGGAGTATATGAAACATCACTGGAGTACAAACAAAAAGCCGGTTTAACTTTGCCGCCACTGCCACCCGTTCCGGCCCCTGACCTATCATTCCTTGATAATTTATATGCTGTAAATATTAATAACCAGCCTATTATAACAGATTTTGATTATGTGTTATTACCCGCTGCACAAATGGAAAATACAGTTTACCAAATTGCAGATTTTGAAGGTAATACTATAATGGATTTTGGCGAAATCCCGGAAGGCAGCTCATTTGAGCTGGACTATAACCTGTTCAGAACTTCTATTTCAAATAGAGAAGTCCCGAATCTTTTAATTCATAATGTATTTCCGGTTAAAGACGGATCAGGTTCAGGTGAAATATTTATGGTTTATAATGCTATTCCGAGAATTGAAAAATACGATGCAAATGGTACGAAAATATGGAGTAAGGAGATAGGTGATAACCCTGAAATTGATGCTATAAAGAATGCTTTCTTCAATACAATGCAAGAAATTCTAAGTATAACGGATGCCGTAGCTACTTTTAGAGCATATACATGGGGAGTAAGCGATAAAGAAGGTAATCTTTATTTAGCTACTTATAATAGTCCTGAACTCCCACTTTGGATTCATGAATTCGATAAAAATGGAGATTTGAATCAAAGGTATAAACTGGTTTCAGAAGTAGAACTATTACCTACGTTTGACATAGATTTTGATAATAACCTATTCATTGTGATTACAAAAGAAAGCGAAATAAGAACGTTTCAATTTTGA
- a CDS encoding HlyD family secretion protein, with amino-acid sequence MPQTNNHIPTRTESESPFPELEVRSEEVQEIIGRPPHWLVRWGITAFFGVLGLVLLSASVIRYPEVIQAPLKLTAIHAPQSLESRVNGKIVRLAAENNADAEEGAVLAWLESTAHHGEVLRLDDFIEQIRGELLNDSGGGVDKLEIDLAAFGNLGELQNTFQGFEQAWREYLSFRPGAYYSRQREILEQELAFNREQLEMLIEQKEIQQGDYELARREFEMQKRLADGDYITSLELARAERELASRQLPLHQTESAIIGNQVSRAAKEKEIMELERRIGEQRSVFLQSLNLMKSAIEEWKRSYLVTAPFAGRVVYAGIVQENQTVAAGQELFYLQPDNTTWFGELAVAQQSFGRVREGQRVMVRFSGYPYHEFGSVYGEVEYFSEFPVRDSLFLAKVHFPDGLLTSYGHDIPPRNGMTGRAEIITQDMRLLERVYNNITKELR; translated from the coding sequence ATGCCACAAACCAACAACCACATACCAACCCGAACTGAATCGGAAAGCCCGTTTCCCGAGCTGGAAGTACGCAGCGAGGAGGTGCAGGAGATCATCGGGCGGCCGCCGCACTGGCTGGTGAGGTGGGGAATAACGGCCTTTTTCGGGGTGCTGGGGCTGGTGCTGCTGTCGGCGTCTGTGATCCGCTATCCCGAAGTAATTCAGGCTCCGTTGAAGCTGACGGCCATCCATGCCCCGCAGTCGCTCGAGAGCCGGGTGAACGGGAAAATCGTCCGTCTTGCCGCCGAGAACAACGCGGACGCGGAGGAGGGAGCCGTTCTGGCCTGGCTGGAAAGTACGGCCCATCATGGTGAAGTGCTTCGTCTGGACGATTTTATTGAACAGATCAGGGGAGAACTTTTAAACGACAGCGGTGGCGGCGTGGACAAGCTGGAGATCGACCTGGCCGCATTCGGCAACCTGGGGGAGCTTCAGAACACCTTTCAGGGGTTCGAGCAGGCGTGGAGGGAGTACCTTTCGTTTCGTCCGGGCGCCTATTACAGCCGCCAGAGAGAGATCCTGGAGCAGGAACTGGCATTCAACCGGGAACAGCTGGAGATGCTGATTGAGCAAAAAGAGATACAGCAGGGCGACTATGAGCTGGCCCGGCGGGAGTTTGAGATGCAAAAACGGCTGGCCGACGGCGACTATATCACATCGCTGGAGCTTGCCCGCGCCGAACGGGAACTGGCGTCGCGGCAGCTGCCGCTTCACCAGACCGAATCGGCCATTATCGGCAATCAGGTATCCCGGGCCGCAAAGGAGAAAGAGATCATGGAGCTTGAGCGGAGAATCGGGGAACAGCGCTCCGTGTTCCTGCAATCCCTGAACCTGATGAAAAGCGCCATCGAAGAGTGGAAGCGCAGCTACCTGGTAACGGCGCCCTTTGCCGGTCGCGTGGTGTATGCCGGCATTGTGCAGGAGAACCAGACTGTGGCGGCCGGGCAGGAGCTGTTCTACCTGCAGCCCGACAACACCACATGGTTCGGCGAGCTTGCCGTTGCCCAGCAATCGTTCGGCAGGGTCCGGGAAGGCCAGCGGGTGATGGTCCGGTTCAGCGGGTATCCCTATCACGAGTTCGGTTCGGTGTACGGCGAGGTGGAGTACTTTTCGGAGTTCCCCGTACGCGACAGCCTCTTCCTCGCCAAAGTGCACTTCCCCGACGGGCTATTGACCAGCTACGGGCACGACATCCCGCCGAGAAACGGCATGACCGGCCGGGCCGAGATTATCACACAGGATATGCGGCTGCTGGAGCGCGTGTATAACAATATTACAAAGGAGTTGAGATAA
- a CDS encoding peptidase domain-containing ABC transporter, giving the protein MKIFSHYRQYDQMDCGPTCLRMIAKHHGRSYTMDTLRQKSGINREGVSLLGISEAAEEIGFRTVGAKLTWEQLKKEAALPCVIYWNQVHFVVVYKIKGDKIYIADPAKGKVTYRKEEFLEQWLNSRNNGQSTGIALLLYTSPAFYDLEGETGNRLSFGILFRYILPYKNLLFQLALGLLAGSILQLIFPFLTQAVVDIGIQNRDINFIYLILMAQLMLFFGRTVVEFIRSWILLHMSTRINISILSDFLIKLMKLPMPFFDTKMVGDIMQRMGDHARIQNFLTGQTLSTLFSFVTLIVFSLVLAYYHMMIFTVFLVASTLYVIWIVLFLKKRRELDHRRFGISSSNQSTVIQLIQGMQEIKLNNCEKQKRWEWEHLQARLFRYQVKNLALEQYQQGGAFFINEGKNIGITFISAIAVVNGQLTLGAMLAIQYIIGQLNSPVQQLIGFVQSTQDAIISMERLNEVHEKEDEEPSEKMFTRELPKSKDLTLKKLSFTYPGAGNEPVLRDIDLHIPEGKVTAVVGMSGSGKTTLLKLLLKFYPPDSGEIRIGESNFVNLSPRVWRSKCGAVMQDGFIFSDTIARNIAVGDEMPDIQKLEHAVNVANIREFIESLPLGFNTKIGAEGNGISQGQRQRMLIARAVYKDPEFLFFDEATNALDANNERAIMDNMNQFFQNRTVVVVAHRLSTVKHADNIVVLEEGRIIEQGTHSELAGREGAYFELVKNQLELGV; this is encoded by the coding sequence ATGAAAATCTTCTCCCACTACCGCCAATACGATCAAATGGACTGCGGCCCCACCTGCCTGCGAATGATTGCCAAACACCACGGTCGCAGCTATACGATGGATACTCTGAGGCAAAAGAGCGGTATCAACCGTGAGGGCGTGTCACTGCTGGGCATCAGCGAGGCGGCCGAGGAGATTGGGTTTCGCACGGTGGGGGCGAAACTGACCTGGGAGCAGCTTAAAAAGGAAGCGGCCCTGCCGTGCGTGATCTACTGGAACCAGGTGCATTTTGTGGTTGTCTATAAAATAAAGGGAGATAAGATCTATATTGCCGATCCGGCAAAGGGGAAGGTGACGTACCGAAAGGAGGAGTTTCTCGAGCAGTGGCTTAACAGCCGGAATAACGGGCAGAGTACCGGGATTGCATTGTTGCTCTATACATCACCCGCATTTTACGATTTAGAAGGAGAGACGGGCAACCGGTTGAGTTTTGGAATCCTGTTTCGCTATATCCTGCCCTACAAGAACCTGCTGTTTCAGTTGGCGCTGGGCCTGCTGGCCGGCAGTATCCTGCAGCTGATTTTTCCGTTTCTCACCCAGGCGGTGGTTGATATCGGGATCCAAAACCGCGACATCAACTTCATCTACCTGATCCTGATGGCGCAGCTGATGCTTTTTTTCGGCCGGACGGTCGTGGAGTTTATCCGTTCGTGGATTCTGCTTCATATGAGTACGCGGATCAACATCTCCATTCTGTCCGATTTCCTGATTAAGCTGATGAAGCTGCCGATGCCCTTTTTCGATACCAAGATGGTGGGCGATATCATGCAGCGTATGGGCGACCACGCCCGTATCCAGAACTTTTTAACCGGGCAGACCCTCAGCACGCTCTTCTCTTTCGTCACCCTGATCGTCTTCTCGCTGGTGCTGGCGTACTACCACATGATGATCTTTACTGTCTTCCTGGTAGCCAGCACTCTCTATGTGATCTGGATCGTCCTTTTTCTGAAAAAGCGGCGTGAGCTCGATCACCGCCGTTTCGGCATCTCCTCAAGCAATCAGAGCACGGTGATCCAGCTCATCCAGGGGATGCAGGAGATCAAGCTCAACAACTGTGAAAAGCAGAAGCGGTGGGAGTGGGAGCACTTGCAGGCGCGGCTCTTCCGCTACCAGGTGAAAAACCTGGCCCTCGAGCAGTACCAACAGGGCGGGGCTTTTTTCATTAATGAGGGGAAGAATATCGGGATTACATTTATCTCGGCTATTGCCGTGGTGAACGGGCAGCTCACCCTCGGTGCCATGCTCGCCATTCAGTACATTATAGGACAGCTCAACAGTCCGGTGCAGCAGCTCATCGGGTTTGTGCAGTCCACCCAGGATGCCATCATCAGCATGGAGCGCCTCAACGAAGTACACGAGAAGGAGGACGAAGAACCTTCGGAAAAGATGTTTACCCGCGAGCTGCCAAAAAGCAAAGATCTTACGCTGAAGAAACTGAGTTTCACCTACCCCGGGGCGGGCAATGAACCGGTGCTTCGGGATATCGATCTGCACATACCAGAAGGAAAAGTGACGGCGGTCGTGGGCATGAGCGGCAGCGGGAAAACCACGCTGCTGAAACTGCTGCTCAAGTTCTATCCGCCCGACAGCGGCGAGATCCGGATCGGGGAGAGCAATTTTGTGAACCTGAGTCCGCGTGTATGGCGCAGTAAGTGCGGCGCTGTGATGCAGGACGGGTTTATCTTTTCCGACACCATTGCCCGCAATATTGCGGTGGGTGACGAAATGCCCGACATTCAAAAGCTGGAGCACGCGGTAAATGTGGCCAACATCCGGGAGTTTATCGAGTCGCTGCCGCTCGGGTTCAATACCAAAATCGGGGCCGAGGGGAACGGCATCAGCCAGGGGCAGCGCCAGCGGATGCTGATTGCCCGCGCTGTGTACAAAGACCCGGAGTTTCTCTTTTTCGATGAAGCCACCAACGCTCTCGATGCCAACAACGAGCGCGCCATCATGGACAACATGAACCAATTTTTCCAAAACCGGACGGTGGTGGTCGTCGCCCACCGCCTCAGCACGGTCAAACACGCCGATAACATCGTGGTGCTCGAAGAGGGCCGAATCATTGAACAGGGCACGCACAGCGAACTGGCCGGCCGGGAAGGAGCGTATTTTGAACTCGTAAAAAATCAACTGGAACTGGGGGTTTGA